From a region of the Alnus glutinosa chromosome 1, dhAlnGlut1.1, whole genome shotgun sequence genome:
- the LOC133872594 gene encoding uncharacterized protein LOC133872594 has translation MAGIDVSKYAHSPVHKAIATKDYASLRRILAGLPRLCNPAEVRTEATSLAEEEKAEAIAAVIDRRDVPNRDTPLHLAVKLGDEIATEMLMVAGADWSLQNEQGWSALQEAICHREEGIAMIIVRHYQPLAWAKWCRRLPRLIASMRRMRDFYMEITFHFESSVIPFISRIAPSDTYKIWKRGANLRADMTLAGFDGFRIQRSDQSILFLGDGSEDGKVSPGSLCMISHKDKEVMNALDGAGSPATEEEVRQEVTAMSQTNIFRPGIDVTQAVLLPQLTWRRQEKTEMVGLWKAKVYDMHYVVVSIKSRRVPGAMTDEEFFLSCNDNETDSEEFGDILTEDERRQLEAALKLDTSESTNENSDGIIGHRHSCYEHREIPIEDVNGCRNGEAKQEKKGWFAGWRKRDSKNEAPKKIAPPRSSLCVDDKVSDLLGESPSRNQAKPGRHSVEIVMRGDEHRRGRDTRASSSTSSESRNRHKEGSRENEYKRGLRPILWLSPNFPLQTEELLPLLDILANKVKAIRRLRELLTTKLPMGTFPVKVAIPVVPTIRVLVTFTKFEELQPLDEFTTPPSSPSAAGRESPAVTHSSSSSWFQWIKAPYHRPSSSTAGSSSRIETIQDPFAIPPDYSWITAEAKKKKMREKNKSKKGKSHNQ, from the exons ATGGCGGGTATTGACGTTTCGAAATATGCTCATAGCCCTGTGCACAAGGCAATTGCCACGAAGGATTATGCCAGTCTCAGGAGGATACTTGCTGGTCTCCCGCGGCTTTGTAACCCAGCTGAAGTTCGTACTGAGGCGACTTCGTTGGCCGAGGAAGAGAAAGCTGAAGCCATTGCTGCTGTGATTGATCGGAGGGATGTTCCAAACCGTGACACCCCTCTTCACTTGGCTGTAAAGCTTGGTGATGAGATAGCTACCGAAATGCTTATGGTTGCTGGGGCCGATTGGAGCTTGCAGAATGAGCAGGGGTGGAGTGCCCTTCAGGAAGCGATATGCCATAGAGAAGAAGGGATTGCTATGATTATAGTTAGGCATTACCAGCCATTGGCCTGGGCAAAATGGTGTAGAAGGTTGCCTCGCTTGATAGCGTCTATGCGAAGGATGCGGGActtctatatggaaattacattcCACTTTGAGAGTTCTGTGATTCCATTCATTTCAAGAATTGCCCCTTCGGATACATACAAAATTTGGAAGAGGGGTGCGAATTTGAGGGCAGACATGACTTTGGCTGGGTTCGATGGTTTTAGGATTCAGCGGTCCGATCAGAGTATTCTTTTCCTTGGCGATGGGTCTGAGGATGGGAAGGTCTCTCCAGGGTCGCTTTGCATGATTTCACACAAGGATAAGGAGGTGATGAATGCTTTGGATGGTGCTGGTTCTCCAGCAACTGAAGAAGAGGTTCGGCAAGAAGTGACTGCAATGTCTCAGACTAATATATTCAGGCCTGGGATTGATGTGACTCAGGCAGTTCTTTTGCCACAGTTGACATGGAGGCGACAGGAAAAAACGGAAATGGTGGGCCTGTGGAAGGCTAAGGTATATGATATGCACTATGTGGTTGTGAGCATCAAATCTAGGAGAGTCCCAGGGGCTATGACAGATGAGGAGTTCTTCTTATCCTGCAATGACAATGAAACAGATAGTGAAGAGTTCGGTGACATTTTGACGGAGGATGAAAGGAGGCAACTTGAAGCTGCTCTTAAGTTGGATACATCAGAATCAACCAATGAGAACAGTGATGGGATTATTGGGCATCGCCATAGTTGTTACGAGCACAGGGAGATTCCTATTGAAGACGTGAATGGTTGCAGAAATGGAGAGGCTAAGCAGGAAAAGAAAGGATGGTTTGCTGGATGGAGGAAACGGGATTCAAAAAATGAAGCACCGAAGAAGATTGCCCCACCAAGAAGTTCCCTCTGTGTAGATGACAAGGTGAGTGATCTTCTAGGAGAATCTCCATCCAGAAATCAGGCCAAACCGGGAAGACACTCTGTCGAGATTGTAATGAGGGGGGATGAGCACCGGAGAGGAAGGGATACCAGAGCATCTTCTTCTACAAGTTCTGAGAGCAGAAATCGTCACAAGGAAGGAAGCCGGGAGAATGAGTATAAGAGAGGATTGAGGCCTATTCTCTGGCTTTCGCCAAACTTTCCACTACAAACTGAAGAATTGCTGCCATTGCTTGACATTCTTGCTAACAAGGTTAAGGCAATTCGTCGTTTGAGGGAACTGCTTACTACAAAACTTCCAATGGGAACCTTTCCTGTCAAG GTTGCTATCCCGGTGGTTCCCACTATCAGAGTTCTGGTTACTTTTACAAAGTTCGAAGAACTACAGCCGTTGGATGAGTTCACAACGCCCCCTTCAAGCCCTTCTGCTGCAGGGCGAGAGAGCCCAGCAGTGACACATTCCTCGAGTTCATCCTGGTTTCAGTGGATAAAAGCCCCTTATCATCGCCCCAGCTCATCCACCGCCGGTTCTAGCAGTAGGATAGAAACTATTCAAGACCCATTTGCTATTCCCCCAGATTACAGTTGGATTACTGCTGaagctaagaaaaagaagatgcgggagaagaacaaatcaaagaAAGGGAAAAGTCATAACCAATGA
- the LOC133872611 gene encoding chalcone synthase 1: MVTVDEVRKAQRAQGPATVMAIGTATPPNCVEQSTYPDYYFRITKSEHKTELKEKFKRMCEKSMIKKRYMYLTEEILKEHPNVCAYMAPSLDARQDMVVVEIPKLGKEAATKAIKEWGQPKSKITHLVFCTTSGVDMPGADYQLTKLLGLRPSVKRLMMYQQGCFAGGTVLRLAKDLAENNKGARVLVVCSEITAVTFRGPSDSHLDSLVGQALFGDGAAALIVGADPVPEVEKPLFELVSAAQTILPDSDGAIDGHLREVGLTFHLLKDVPGLISKNIEKSLVEAFQPLGISDWNSLFWVAHPGGPAILDQVESKLGLKAEKLAATRHVLSEYGNMSSACVLFILDEMRKKSAENGLKTTGEGLEWGVLFGFGPGLTVETVVLHSLST; this comes from the exons ATGGTGACCGTCGATGAAGTCCGCAAGGCTCAAAGGGCTCAAGGCCCTGCCACGGTCATGGCCATTGGAACCGCCACTCCTCCCAACTGTGTCGAGCAGAGCACATATCCGGACTACTACTTCCGCATCACAAAGAGTGAGCACAAGACAGAGCTCAAAGAGAAATTCAAGCGCATGT GTGAAAAATCCATGATCAAGAAGCGCTACATGTACTTGACAGAGGAGATTCTAAAAGAGCACCCAAACGTATGCGCCTACATGGCACCCTCACTGGATGCTAGGCAAGACATGGTGGTGGTTGAAATACCAAAGCTAGGGAAAGAAGCAGCCACGAAGGCCATCAAGGAGTGGGGCCAGCCCAAGTCCAAGATCACCCACCTAGTCTTTTGCACCACTAGTGGTGTGGACATGCCAGGGGCCGACTACCAGCTCACTAAGCTCTTGGGCCTTCGCCCGTCCGTGAAGCGGCTCATGATGTACCAACAAGGTTGTTTCGCTGGTGGCACGGTGCTCCGCCTAGCCAAAGACCTCGCCGAGAACAACAAGGGCGCGCGTGTGCTTGTCGTGTGCTCGGAGATCACCGCGGTCACATTCCGTGGGCCTAGTGATTCCCACCTTGACAGTCTTGTGGGTCAGGCCTTGTTTGGTGATGGTGCTGCTGCACTCATAGTTGGGGCTGATCCTGTGCCCGAGGTCGAGAAGCCCTTATTTGAACTAGTCTCTGCGGCCCAAACAATTCTCCCCGATAGCGATGGGGCTATCGACGGCCATCTCCGTGAGGTTGGGCTTACATTCCATCTCCTAAAGGATGTTCCTGGGCTCATCTCAAAGAACATTGAGAAGAGCCTGGTTGAGGCCTTCCAGCCATTGGGCATCTCTGACTGGAACTCTCTTTTCTGGGTTGCACATCCTGGTGGGCCTGCAATCCTGGACCAAGTAGAGTCCAAGTTGGGCCTCAAGGCCGAAAAGTTGGCTGCCACGCGACACGTGCTTAGTGAGTATGGCAACATGTCAAGCGCTTGCGTGTTGTTTATTTTGGATGAGATGAGGAAGAAGTCTGCTGAGAATGGGCTCAAGACCACCGGAGAGGGGCTCGAGTGGGGAGTGCTTTTTGGGTTCGGACCTGGGCTTACCGTCGAGACCGTTGTGCTCCACAGTTTGTCTACTTGA